The following coding sequences are from one Paenibacillus tundrae window:
- a CDS encoding sodium-dependent transporter, which produces MNFSKSHLEQNNSGKGERFSRAGFILAAIGSSVGLGNMWKFPYITGENGGAAFFLLFIVCLLLIGLPVLLAELAIGRSGRGSAATAFIKAGGHKGWLAAGLLQVLTPFIILSFYVIIAGWTLQYAITSFSGSLFSNADFGGQFDSFIGGYMPIVWQFVSVLITGWIVAKGVSNGIEKFNKVLIPAMLVLLIILMIRAITLPGAGAGVSFFLNPDFSQLTTESALVALGHAFFSLSLGMGILVTYGSYVDKNQSLGAATVAVGAGDLIYAFIAGLIIFPTTFSFGIAPDQGPKLIFVALPAAFSAMPLGFLFGGLFFILLAIAALTSAVSLLEVPVKYFMERLSWSRSRAVWVISLAVFIVGLPSALSMGLVPEFNINGTNLFDWMDFVASNIMLPVGGLLVTIFAGYFWKTAAEASGLKSGWFKIWLFMLRYVAPILVLLVLLHTSGIIHF; this is translated from the coding sequence CGGGGGAGAATGGGGGCGCAGCGTTTTTCCTGCTCTTCATCGTCTGTCTGTTGCTCATAGGTCTGCCTGTATTGCTGGCAGAACTTGCGATTGGTCGAAGTGGGCGCGGAAGTGCAGCTACAGCGTTTATCAAAGCTGGCGGACATAAAGGGTGGCTAGCAGCAGGACTACTGCAAGTGTTGACACCGTTTATTATCCTTTCTTTTTACGTGATCATTGCAGGTTGGACACTCCAGTATGCGATCACATCTTTCAGTGGTAGTCTGTTTAGTAACGCGGATTTTGGTGGGCAATTTGATTCCTTTATCGGTGGGTATATGCCGATTGTATGGCAGTTCGTTTCCGTGCTGATCACAGGCTGGATTGTAGCTAAAGGGGTCTCTAACGGAATTGAGAAGTTTAATAAAGTGCTCATACCAGCGATGTTGGTATTGCTTATTATACTGATGATTCGGGCCATCACATTGCCAGGAGCAGGTGCAGGGGTTTCCTTCTTCCTGAATCCAGACTTCTCTCAATTAACGACCGAATCGGCATTGGTTGCACTCGGACATGCCTTCTTCTCGCTATCTCTCGGGATGGGTATTCTCGTGACCTATGGTTCGTATGTTGATAAAAATCAATCTCTTGGTGCTGCGACAGTAGCCGTTGGTGCGGGTGACCTGATCTATGCCTTTATCGCCGGTTTAATTATTTTCCCAACGACATTCTCGTTCGGTATCGCACCGGATCAAGGGCCTAAACTGATCTTCGTTGCGCTGCCTGCTGCATTCTCGGCAATGCCGCTCGGCTTCCTGTTTGGCGGATTGTTCTTCATCCTGTTGGCTATTGCAGCATTAACATCAGCCGTATCCTTGCTGGAAGTGCCAGTTAAGTATTTCATGGAAAGATTGTCTTGGAGCCGCAGCCGTGCGGTATGGGTTATTTCACTTGCGGTCTTCATTGTGGGTCTTCCTTCGGCTCTGTCGATGGGACTTGTGCCTGAGTTTAACATTAACGGTACAAACCTGTTTGATTGGATGGACTTCGTGGCGTCCAACATCATGCTTCCGGTCGGTGGATTGCTTGTCACGATATTTGCCGGTTACTTCTGGAAGACAGCGGCAGAAGCTTCCGGTCTGAAATCAGGCTGGTTCAAAATTTGGCTGTTCATGTTGCGCTATGTGGCACCAATCCTGGTACTTCTGGTGTTGTTACACACATCCGGTATTATTCACTTCTAA